Proteins from a single region of Dermochelys coriacea isolate rDerCor1 chromosome 28, rDerCor1.pri.v4, whole genome shotgun sequence:
- the LOC122457738 gene encoding zinc finger protein 239-like — MVSENEEQNSQQEDAEQVESHGALSQRSKGNVSRSREQGTAREIQHRSEREQGNQPEEKMGKLIYCGGTQKDLKETTTQQESLRGKRKTTCTECGKNFTHCSSLIRHQRIHTGERPYECCECGKSFTNNSSLITHQRIHSGERPYECSECGKSFTDSSHLTKHHKVHTGQGLYECGECGKSFTDSSALLKHHRIHTGERPYVCCECGKTFSQSFELTRHQRIHTGERPYECFECRKSFIQHSHLIRHQRNHTGEKPYKCCECGKSFTQSSDLIIHQRMHTGERPYVCSECGKTFIQHSHLIRHQRNHTGEKPYECCECEKTFIQLSELTRHERIHTGEKPYECRECGTRFTQSSSLKYHQRICKGEKHHKDL; from the coding sequence ATGGTGAGTGAGAATGAGGAGCAGAATTCTCAGCAGGAAGATGCGGAGCAAGTGGAATCACATGGAGCATTATCGCAAAGATCAAAAGGGAATGTGTCCAGGAGTCGTGAGCAGGGAACAGCCCGTGAGATTCAGCACAGATCAGAGAGAGAGCAAGGAAATCAGCCAGAGGAGAAAATGGGAAAATTAATTTACTGTGGGGGAACTCAGAAGGACTTGAAGGAAACCACAACCCAGCAGGAAAGCctcaggggaaagagaaaaactaCATGCACTGAGTGCGGGAAAAACTTTACTCACTGCTCAtcccttattagacatcagagaaTACACACAGGGGaaagaccctatgaatgctgtgagtgcgggaaaagcttcactaaCAACTCAAGCCTTATTACACACCAGAGAATCCATTCTGGGGAGAGGCCTTATGAATGCAGCGAGTGTGGAAAAAGCTTCACTGACAGCTCACATCTTACTAAGCATCACAAAGTCCACACTGGGCAGGGGCTCTATGAATGCGGTGAGTGTGGAAAAAGCTTCACGGATAGCTCAGCCCTTCTTAAACATCacagaatccacacgggagagagaccctacgtATGCTGCgagtgcgggaaaaccttcaGTCAGAGCTTTGAGCTTActagacatcagagaatccacacgggggAGAGACCTTACGAATGCTTTGAGTGCAGGAAAAGCTTCATTCAGCACTCACACCTCATTAGGCATCAGAGAAACCACACAGgtgagaaaccctataaatgctgtgagtgtgggaaaagcttcactcagagctcaGACCTCATTATACATCAAAGAATGCACACGGGGGAGAGACCTTATgtatgctctgagtgtgggaaaaccttcattCAGCACTCACACCTCATTAGGCATCAGAGAAACCACACAGGTGAGAAACCCTATGAGTGCTGTGAGTGTGAGAAGACCTTTATTCAGTTGTCAGAACTTACTAGACATgaaagaatccacacaggagagaaaccctatgaaTGCCGTGAGTGTGGGACAAGGTTCACTCAGAGCTCATCCCTTAAATATCATCAGAGAATCTGCAAGGGAGAGAAGCACCATAAAGACCTCTAG